Proteins encoded in a region of the Salvelinus fontinalis isolate EN_2023a chromosome 17, ASM2944872v1, whole genome shotgun sequence genome:
- the rpe65a gene encoding retinoid isomerohydrolase → MVSRFEHPAGGYKKIFETVEELSEPVPATVTGRIPSFLKGSLLRLGPGLFEVGDEPFYHLFDGQALMHKFDFKNGQVTYFNKYVKTDAYVRAITEKRVVITEFGTFAYPDPCKNIFSRFFTYFKGVEVTDNCLVNVYPIGEDYYAVTETNYITKVNTDTLDTLKKVDLCNYVNINGVTAHPHIERDGTVFNIGNCMGKGASLAYNVVRIPPTQKDKSDPIEKSKVVVQFPSAERFKPSYVHSFGMSENYFVFVETPVKINLLKFLSAWSIRGSNYMDCFESNEVLGTLFHIARKDIGGGQGEYIDHKFKAAPINLFHHINTYEDNGFIVADVCTWKGFEFVYNYLWLANLRSNWEEVKKAAMMAPQPEVRRYVIPLDIHREEQGKNLICLPYTTATAVMRTDGTIWLEPEVLFSGPRQAFEFPQINYEKHGGKNYTYAYALGLNHFIPDRIIKLNVKTKETWVWQEPDSYPSEPLFVQTPDGVDEDDGVLLTVVVSPGAQKSGYMLILNAKDMSEIARAEVDCPIPVTFHGMYKK, encoded by the exons ATGGTCAGCCG ATTTGAGCACCCTGCTGGTGGCTACAAGAAGATCTTTGAGACAGTTGAGGAGTTATCAGAGCCTGTCCCTGCAACAGTTACAG GTAGGATTCCTTCATTTCTGAAGGGAAGTCTTCTTCGTCTGGGCCCTGGCCTGTTTGAGGTTGGAGATGAGCCTTTCTACCACCTCTTCGATGGCCAGGCCCTCATGCACAAATTCGACTTCAAAAATGGCCAAGTCACCTACTTCAACAA GTATGTTAAAACAGATGCCTATGTGCGTGCCATTACAGAAAAGCGTGTGGTGATCACTGAATTTGGCACCTTCGCTTACCCAGATCCCTGCAAAAACATCTTCTCCAG GTTTTTCACTTACTTCAAGGGTGTTGAGGTGACAGACAATTGCCTGGTGAACGTTTACCCCATTGGTGAAGATTACTACGCCGTCACAGAAACCAATTACATCACTAAAGTCAACACTGACACGCTGGATACACTGAAGAAG GTGGACTTGTGCAATTACGTCAACATCAATGGAGTGACAGCCCACCCACACATTGAGAGAGACGGAACAGTGTTCAACATCGGAAACTGCATGGGGAAAGGAGCATCGCTGGCCTACAACGTTGTCAGAATCCCACCCACTCAGAAAG ACAAGTCAGACCCCATTGAAAAGTCCAAGGTTGTGGTGCAGTTCCCCAGTGCCGAGAGGTTCAAGCCCTCCTATGTGCACAG CTTTGGCATGTCGGAGAACTACTTTGTCTTTGTCGAAACCCCTGTGAAAATCAACCTGCTGAAGTTCCTCAGTGCCTGGAGCATCCGAGGCTCCAACTACATGGACTGCTTCGAGTCCAACGAGGTTCTCGGG ACATTGTTCCACATCGCCAGAAAGGACATTGGAGGAGGACAAGGAGAATACATTGACCATAAGTTCAAGGCTGCTCCCATCAACCTGTTCCATCACATCAACACTTATGAGGACAATGGTTTCATCGTGGCTGATGTGTGTACATGGAAAGG GTTTGAGTTTGTGTATAACTACCTTTGGCTGGCCAACCTGCGCTCCAACTGGGaagaggtgaagaaggcagccatgATGGCACCTCAGCCAGAGGTCAGGAGATACGTCATCCCACTGGACATCCACAGG GAGGAGCAGGGAAAGAACCTGATATGCCTGCCGTACACCACGGCCACAGCAGTGATGCGTACTGACGGGACCATCTGGCTGGAGCCTGAGGTGCTGTTCTCTGGGCCCCGCCAAGCCTTTGAGTTTCCTCAGATCAACTATGAGAAGCACGGTGGGAAGAACTACACATATGCCTATGCCCTGGGCCTCAACCACTTCATTCCTGACAGG ATCATCAAGCTGAACGTGAAGACCAAGGAGACCTGGGTGTGGCAGGAGCCGGACTCCTACCCCTCAGAGCCTCTCTTTGTGCAGACCCCCGATGGCGTGGATGAGGATGATG GAGTTCTGTTGACCGTTGTAGTATCCCCAGGGGCCCAAAAGTCAGGGTacatgctgatcctcaacgccAAGGACATGTCGGAGATCGCAAGGGCAGAGGTGGACTGCCCTATACCCGTCACCTTCCACGGAATGTACAAGAAATAA